A single window of Anaerocolumna chitinilytica DNA harbors:
- a CDS encoding DUF2326 domain-containing protein codes for MVIKELIVSKGVNHEIIRKINFNTKGLSLIVDESGTEIKKSGSNIGKTTAVKIIDICLGAKTKSVLYYEKDTGENFLIKNFIHDKKVVAELIIEENKKMYSLKRELYTNGKNYIDDEPLKYEDYIKKLNTIIFNNNSSKPSLAQLIRKFIRLDTGNEEALFKFLGSYTTNPEYQAIYTYLFGIADNKFVNVNLDQINEKIDKDIEAICRKNAVSSIEEFKAKVELLKEELVRFEEDYKDVSVIDDYKEKQEEMQNLLLKITEKENLYAIKELKKKLIEEKIIKEEKNKFTVDIRFLESIYEETKLIMKEPLKDFSDLQGFHNGMIEKRKHLLKQSLIELTTEISEIEEELTKLRQHYETKYISFNSLLREKFEEKYKKYSDNKLKLNNYLNDYQYIQDKIIEKQSNDQKKIKEDNDNTKKEIVENSLNEFFKVLTQEITGETYKLLLNLNKDEFPVQAVGLNGKPGTGIKKALIACFDMSHINLILKNQYHMPHFIIHDKLENIDLNELKGIIKEARSFEGQYIFPILSDRISILGIKENEVVLTLSADSKFFRV; via the coding sequence ATGGTAATAAAAGAATTGATAGTTAGTAAAGGAGTAAATCATGAAATCATCAGAAAAATAAACTTTAATACTAAAGGTTTATCTTTGATTGTGGATGAATCTGGAACTGAAATTAAAAAAAGTGGAAGTAACATTGGAAAAACTACAGCAGTAAAGATTATAGATATTTGTTTAGGTGCGAAGACAAAGTCAGTTTTGTATTATGAAAAAGATACAGGAGAAAATTTTTTAATTAAAAATTTTATTCATGATAAAAAGGTAGTAGCAGAACTCATTATTGAAGAAAATAAAAAGATGTATAGTTTAAAAAGAGAATTATATACTAATGGTAAAAACTATATCGATGATGAGCCACTTAAATATGAAGATTATATTAAAAAATTAAATACAATAATTTTTAATAATAATTCTTCAAAACCTTCTCTAGCTCAATTAATCAGAAAATTTATTCGGTTAGATACTGGTAATGAAGAAGCTCTATTTAAATTCTTAGGAAGCTATACAACAAATCCTGAATATCAAGCAATTTATACTTATTTGTTTGGAATTGCAGATAATAAATTTGTTAATGTTAATTTAGATCAGATTAATGAAAAAATAGACAAAGATATTGAGGCTATATGTAGAAAAAATGCAGTTTCTTCTATTGAGGAATTCAAAGCAAAAGTTGAACTTCTTAAAGAGGAACTTGTCAGATTTGAAGAAGATTATAAAGATGTTTCTGTAATAGATGATTATAAAGAGAAACAAGAAGAAATGCAAAATTTACTACTTAAAATTACAGAAAAAGAAAATTTATATGCAATTAAGGAACTAAAAAAGAAGTTAATAGAAGAAAAAATAATAAAAGAAGAAAAGAATAAGTTCACTGTTGATATAAGATTTTTAGAATCTATATATGAAGAAACTAAATTAATAATGAAAGAACCATTAAAGGATTTCAGTGATTTACAAGGATTTCATAATGGAATGATAGAAAAGAGAAAACATCTACTTAAACAATCATTAATAGAGCTTACAACTGAAATTAGCGAAATTGAAGAAGAACTTACTAAATTACGTCAACATTACGAAACTAAATATATAAGCTTTAATTCACTGTTGAGAGAAAAGTTTGAAGAAAAATATAAAAAATATAGTGATAATAAGTTGAAGTTAAATAATTACTTGAATGACTATCAATATATACAGGATAAAATAATTGAAAAACAAAGTAATGATCAAAAAAAGATAAAAGAAGATAATGATAATACTAAAAAAGAAATAGTTGAGAATTCCTTAAATGAATTCTTTAAAGTCCTTACCCAAGAAATTACTGGAGAAACTTATAAATTACTTTTAAATTTAAATAAAGATGAATTTCCTGTACAAGCTGTTGGGTTAAATGGAAAACCTGGAACTGGAATCAAGAAAGCCCTAATTGCATGTTTTGATATGTCCCACATTAATTTAATATTAAAAAATCAATATCATATGCCACACTTTATTATTCATGACAAACTGGAAAATATTGATTTAAATGAGTTAAAAGGAATAATCAAAGAAGCTCGTAGCTTCGAAGGACAGTATATATTCCCTATATTGAGTGATAGAATTAGTATTTTAGGAATAAAAGAAAATGAAGTTGTCTTAACTCTATCAGCTGATAGTAAATTTTTTAGAGTATAG